Part of the Ruania alba genome is shown below.
ACGCCGAGCAGCCGGTCCTCGGTATCGACCACCGGGACGGCCACGTACCCACCGTCCCGGACCACGTTCGCGGCGTCCTCGGAGGAGTCGGTGGCGCGCACGGTCGCCGCGGGCACCATCAGGTCAGCCACCCGGGCTTCTGGATCGCTGACCAGCAGCCGGCGCAGCGAGACTACCCCGTGCACCCGGCGTCGCGGCCCGGTCACCGGGAGCACGTAGATCGTCTCCACCGACTCCGGCGCGTGGCGCACCCGGTCCAGGGCGGAGGCCACCGTGGTGTCCTCGTCGAGGGTGAGCACCTGCGGCGACATCCGGCGACCGGCGCTGTCTTCCGGGTAGCCGAGCAGCGCCATGGTCTGCGCCCGCTCGTCGGGGGAGAGGTCCTCGAGCAGGCGCGCGGCCACGCCGGCCGGCAGCTCGTCCAGCAACGGGGCCCGGTCGTCCGGGTCCAGGGCGGCGAACAATTCCGTGGTGGCCTCCTCCCGGAGACTGTCGACCACCTCGCGTTGCACCCGCGGGTCGAGATCCTCGAAGACGGCCACGGCGCGGTCCTTCTGGAGCAGCCGGAACTGGACTGCGCGCTCGGCACTGTCCAGCCGGCCGAACAACTCCACCAGCTCCGCGGTGCCCAGACCCTCGAGCCTGCGCCGTCGGCTCTGCAGCCCGTCGGCGCTGGGGTGTGCCTCGCTCATCGCGGCTCCTTCGAACGATCTGGTCCACGGCTCGCGAGGACGTCCTTCATCAGCTGCGGGGTGCGGCGCTGGCCCACCAGGGTGAGCCACTGCGACGCCGGGTACGCCAACCGGATGACGTAGTAGTTCAGATGCTCGATCACCGCGAACAGCCACACCCCGGCACTCAGCACCGCGGCGCCGACCGTCGACACCTGCCAGACCAGCACTCCCAGGCTCACTGCCAGCACGATCGGGTTGACCCACCGGAACGACGAGTAGAGCTCGGCCAGGCCCGCTGGCATCGCGTCGACGCCGACCCAGCGGCGGGCGAGCAGCCAGTAGATGCCCGCTTGGACCAGGATCAGCAGGAGCGGAACGATTGCCGCCGCGAGACCGAGCTGATCGTCCGGGGAGAACCTGTCCCGCAGCAGCAGGTAGCCGACAGCGAACGCCAGGGTTGCTGCCAACTCACCCGTGCCCAGGCGCAGATAGGCGGCGCGGCGCACGTCAAGGGGGAGCACCCGATCAGCCTACGGTCGACCGGTACGCTCGGGTGGATGAAACGGGGGAGATCAGGTCGGCGCCTCGTGTGGGCCTTGACGGCGGTCTTCACCGCGATCGGCCTTGTGGTCGGTGGCGCTCAGCCCGCACAGGCGAGCACCGGGGGATCCGCCCGCGCGCTGGCAGTGGACGCGGTGGTGGCCGACCTCGAGTGGGAGATCACCACCTCCGGTACTGCGGGAGCCTTCTCCGGGCTCGTGGATCGACTGGCCAACGCACCCGCGATCGACGGGGTCGAGGTGCGCGGTGTCGAGGCCGGCACACCAGCGAGCCCGGCCGGCGACGACGGGATGGCGGTCGGCCCGTACCAGGTGGGCAGCGTCGCGACCTTTCGCCAGGTCAACGCGCACACCGAACGAGTGGAGGATGCCGCACTCAGCGCACGTTCCGCCGTCGACGGGGGCAGCGTGCAGATGTTCGGCACGACGGTGCTCGATCTTCAGGCCGTCACGGCGTCGGTGGCCATGGCACCCGACGGGCCGGCGCGCGTGGAACGCAACGTCGCGGGCCTGGAGGTGTTCGGGCAGCGCGTCGGCGCCGACCCGGACGTGGACACCACCCTGGAGCTGACCAGTTCCGACCTGCTCGACGCACTCGAGGAGCAGTTTCCCGCACTCGGCACCACGGCCGAGTTGGTCGGCGCCGCAGTATCCGGTGGAGGTTCCATCCGGGTCGTCGCCACCGGACGTGACTCGACGACGCCCGACAGCGCCGAGGCCGTGGGTCTCCACCTGGCCATCAGTACCGACCTCAGCCTGCGTCTGTGCCTTCCGGACGGCAGCGGCGGCTGCACCGGGAGCGTGACCGTGAGCGCCGCCGCCACGGTGCTGGACGCGACTCTCGCCCACGTTGAGGTGGAACGTCCCGACGCCCTCCCCGGTGTCCCTGCGTGGCAGATCGCGATCGGCGCGGTGGCCACGCTGGTGCTGGTCGGTCTGCTGGTCTGGGCGATCCTGCAGAGCCTGCGGCGTCGCCGAGGAGAGCTCGAGCGATGAGACTGTTCGCGGCGCTGTGGCCGCCACCGGAGGTGCTTGACCACCTCGAGGGTGCGCTGGCAGGCGTGCTCGATCCCGCCTCGGGCGGCGGGCCGCCGGCGCTGCGGCGCACCTCGCGGGAAAACCTGCACGTCACGCTGGCGTTCTACGGGCAGGTGCCCGACGGCGCAGCCCCGGACGTGCGCGCGGCGCTCGCCGAGGAGGCCACCATCGCGGCACCGCTGCACCTGCACCTGGCCGGGTCGGGATCGTTCACCGACCGATCCCTCTGGGTGGGGATCGGTGGGGAAACACCGGAGCTGACCGACCTGATGCTCGCCTGTGCTCGTGCACCGTACGCGACGGAGGGACCGGTGCCGCGCCGCCCCCGCCCGCACCTGACAGTGGCCCGAGCCTCCAGGCGCGGGACGCCGGAAGGGCGCGGCCGCCGGCGACGCGAGCGCTCCGCTGCTGGACCCTCGGCGGTGGCAATCGCCGCCCGGGCGCTCGCGGTGTATCGAGGTCCGGACTGGATGGCTGAGGACATCTCGATCGTGGCCTCACACCTGGGGGAAGGTCCCGGGGGTGCGCCCCGGTACGAGGTGATCGACACCCTCCCGCTCGGCCTGTAGGGACGTCGGCGAGCTCACGGATGGTGGCACCTCGGTTGGCCGTCGGGGCGTCTGGGTGCCGCTCGTTGTCGCGTGTGCGGCGGGTGAGTGACGGATGGTGGCACCTCGTGACGAGGGGCTGATCCGTATGCACGCATAGGCACATGTACAAACCGACACTTGTGCTATGGTCATGAGGGTCGACCGAGGAGGGACGAATGAGCGCTGAACCCGCCCCCGAGCTCGATGTGGTGCTGAGAGGGTTGGCCGATGCGAATCGGCGAGCGATCCTGAACGTGATCCGCGGTGCGCCACGCCCCGTGGGTGCGATCGCCGAGGAAGTCGGTCTGTCCCAGCAGACGACGTCCCACCATCTCGGCGTGCTCCGCAGTGCTGGACTGGCGACCGGGACGCGGGATGGCACCAAACACCTGTACACGGTGAGTACCGACGGATTGGCGGCGGTGCAGTCCTACCTGGACGACTTCTGGCCGAGCAAGTTGTCTGCGCTGAAGGCGGTAGTCGAGCGCCACGAGGCTGAGCATGGCTGAGTACCAGACCTCGATCGAGATCGCGGCCCCACCGGAGGTGGTGTACGACTACCTGACCACCGACGACGGTATGACGGCGTGGATGGGCCAGCACGCCAACCTCGACCCGCGACCGGGCGGAACATTCGCCGTCGACATCGCCGGATACCTGATCCGGGGCCGGTACCTGCATACGGAACCACCCACCCGCGTCACTGTTTCGTGGGGTGTCGCCGGCAGCGAGGATCTGCCGGCGGGAGCGTCCACGGTCGAGTTCCGGCTCACCGCGATCGAGGGTGGCACGCGGGTCGACCTCACCCACTCCGATCTTCCCGACCCGGATGTGCCCGGGCACGCGGACGGCTGGCAGCACTTCCTGCCGCGGCTAGCGGTTGCCGCAACCGGCGGCGACGCAGGTCCAGATCGTTGGCGACCACTGAACACCGACCGACACGCACTGTCAGCACCCGAAGGAGGAGACCATGACTGGCACTGATGCTGAAGAGATCGTGCACGACTACCACCAGGCCTGGACCAGCGGCGACGTCGACCGCGCGATGACGCACGTGGCCGATGAGATCGTGTGTCGCGCACCTGGAATCGACCTCCGGGGCAAGGAAGCGTACCGGGAGTTCATCGCCTCTTTCGCGCCCTCGTTGACCGGGATCGCTGACATCGCTGCCTTTGCCGACGGTGACCGGGTCGCGCTGTTCTACTATCCGCAGACCGCGGCGACCAGCATCGCGCCGGCCGCGGAGTGCTTCACCCTGCGCGATGGCGTGATTACCGAGAGCGTGCTGCTCTTCGACCGGCTCTCCTTCGGTCCGCCCGAGGACGCGCAGTGACGGCACAGGAGGAGCTGATCGAGCGGCTCCGCACGGCGCTCGCGGGTGAAGCGTCGGTCCGTGAGGTGTCGATGTTCGGCGGCCGGTCGTTCATGGTGCACGAAGCGATGATCGTCAGTGCGCTCCAGGGCGGCGACCTCCTGGTCCGCGTGGATGCCCAGCAGCATGAGGAGCTCCTGGCGCGTCCGGGCGCCTCCCAGGCCGAGATGGGAGCCGGTCGGAGCATGGGGCGGGGGTGGCTCTCGCTCAGTGCCGACGTGATCTCGGACGAGCAGGGGCTGGTGTTCTGGCTCGACGCCGCCTTGACGCACAATCGGTCCACGGCACGAGCGTGACGCGCTCGAACAGGGCAGACTGAGCGGGTGGACCTGCCGATCTCGTTGCCCATCACGCCCATGCTCGCCAAGGCCGCGAAAGCGGTGCCCGCCGCCGATGCGGTCGCGGGCGGCTACAGCTACGAACCCAAGTGGGACGGGTTCCGCGGCATCCTGCTGCGCGACGGCGACGAGGTGGAGATCGCCTCGCGCGGGTCGAAGCCGCTCACCCGGTACTTCCCCGAGCTGGTCGAGGCGATCCGTGAGCACCTGCCCTCGCGATGCGCGATCGACGGTGAGATCGTGGTGCGTTCCGGCGAACCGGGAGCGCAGCGCCTGGACTGGGAGGCGTTGTCGCAGCGGATTCACCCGGCGGAGTCCCGGGTGCAGCGGCTCGCGGCCGAGACGCCGGCCGAGTTCGTGGCCTTCGACCTGCTCGCGCTCGAGGACGAGGACCTGATGGAGGTGCCTTTCGAGCAGCGACGCACCAGGTTGGCGGAGGTGCTCGGTGAACTCGCCACCGACGCCCCGATCCACCTCACCCGCGTCACCGACGACCAGGCCGTGGCCGAGGACTGGTTCGAGCGGTTCGAGGGCGCCGGCCTGGACGGGGTGATCGCCAAACCGAACAGGTCCGTCTACCAGCCCGGCAAGCGCACCATGATCAAGGTGAAGCACTCACGCACTGCCGAGGCGGTCGCCGTCGGGTATCGGGTGCACAAGTCCGGCCAGGGGGTGGGATCACTGCTGCTCGGGCTCTACACCGATGACGGGCAGCTCATCAACGTCGGCGGGATCGCCGCGTTCACGAACGCCCGGCGCTTGGAGCTGGTGGACGAGCTCGAGCCGTTCGTCCAGCGCGACGACGACGGCGATGCGGTGCGTGGCGAGACCGACCGGTCCCGGTTCAGCTCGAACAAGGACGTCAGCTTCGTCCGCCTCCGGCCCGAGCGCGTGGTGGAGGTGAAGTTCGACCAGCTCGAAGGGCACCGGTTCCGGCACGCGGTGACCTTCCTGCGCTGGCGCCCGGACCGGGACCCTGCCTCGTGCACCCTGGACCAGGTGGACCGCGCCATGGCCTACGACCTGGGCGAGGTCCTCACCCGGTAGGGCGGCTACTCCTCGACCCGGTTCCCGCGCTCGTCCCAGTGCTCGGCCACCTTCTTGCTCGGCTGCACGCGCGGCGGCTCGCCCGGCATCTTCGGGTACTCCGGAGGGAACGGCATCTCGTCCAGCCCGCTGGCGACGTCCTGCTCCCACATCCGCAGGGCCGGGCCGAGATCCCCGACGGCGTCGTCCAGTCCCGCCCACGCGTCGCCCTGGTCGTCCAGCAGCCCGGGTACCGTGCGGACGGTGAAGTCGGCGATGGCGATACTCTCCAGGTCCTCCCAGCGCACCGGCATCGAGACCGGTGCGCCCTCCAGTGGGCGGGGGGAGTAGGCGGAGGCGATGGTGCGGTCGCGGTTCGCCTGGTTGAAGTCGACGAAGATCTTGTCTCCCCGCTCTTCCTTCCACCACGCGGTGGTCACCAGCTCCGGGAGGCGCCGCTCCAGCTCCCTCGCGATGGCGATCACGCCGTGCCGCACGTCGAGGAACTCGTGCTCGGGCGCGATCCGGGCGTACACGTGCAGCCCGCGGCTGCCGGAGGTCTTCACCCACGGGGTGATGTCGAGTTCCCGCAGCAGCTCGCCCAACGCCTGCGCGGCGGTGACGATGTCGGCGAAGCTGCGACCGGGCTGTGGGTCCAGGTCGATCCGCAGCTCGTCCGGGTTGTCCGTGTTCGCGGTGCGCACCGGCCAGGGGTGGAAGGTGATGGTGTTCATCTGCACTGCCCACACGGCGGTCGCGATCTCGTCCACCACCAGCTGCGGGTGCTTCC
Proteins encoded:
- the mgtE gene encoding magnesium transporter — protein: MSEAHPSADGLQSRRRRLEGLGTAELVELFGRLDSAERAVQFRLLQKDRAVAVFEDLDPRVQREVVDSLREEATTELFAALDPDDRAPLLDELPAGVAARLLEDLSPDERAQTMALLGYPEDSAGRRMSPQVLTLDEDTTVASALDRVRHAPESVETIYVLPVTGPRRRVHGVVSLRRLLVSDPEARVADLMVPAATVRATDSSEDAANVVRDGGYVAVPVVDTEDRLLGVLTVDDAMRVLEAADDEDAARVGGTEPLRRPYLSAPVLSVVRSRIVWLFVLILAATLTVGVQSYFEAELDAVVALALFIPLLIGTGGNAGSQAATTIVRSMAVGDVRTADVWRVLGRELLTGALLGFSLAAVGIAPAAWVAGWDIAAVLALTVVGVCSLATTVGACIPLVARRIGIDPAIVSAPFISTFVDTTGLVLYFSIAKLILGI
- the thpR gene encoding RNA 2',3'-cyclic phosphodiesterase, with the protein product MRLFAALWPPPEVLDHLEGALAGVLDPASGGGPPALRRTSRENLHVTLAFYGQVPDGAAPDVRAALAEEATIAAPLHLHLAGSGSFTDRSLWVGIGGETPELTDLMLACARAPYATEGPVPRRPRPHLTVARASRRGTPEGRGRRRRERSAAGPSAVAIAARALAVYRGPDWMAEDISIVASHLGEGPGGAPRYEVIDTLPLGL
- a CDS encoding ArsR/SmtB family transcription factor, yielding MSAEPAPELDVVLRGLADANRRAILNVIRGAPRPVGAIAEEVGLSQQTTSHHLGVLRSAGLATGTRDGTKHLYTVSTDGLAAVQSYLDDFWPSKLSALKAVVERHEAEHG
- a CDS encoding SRPBCC family protein, with amino-acid sequence MAEYQTSIEIAAPPEVVYDYLTTDDGMTAWMGQHANLDPRPGGTFAVDIAGYLIRGRYLHTEPPTRVTVSWGVAGSEDLPAGASTVEFRLTAIEGGTRVDLTHSDLPDPDVPGHADGWQHFLPRLAVAATGGDAGPDRWRPLNTDRHALSAPEGGDHDWH
- a CDS encoding nuclear transport factor 2 family protein; amino-acid sequence: MTGTDAEEIVHDYHQAWTSGDVDRAMTHVADEIVCRAPGIDLRGKEAYREFIASFAPSLTGIADIAAFADGDRVALFYYPQTAATSIAPAAECFTLRDGVITESVLLFDRLSFGPPEDAQ
- a CDS encoding TfoX/Sxy family protein, encoding MTAQEELIERLRTALAGEASVREVSMFGGRSFMVHEAMIVSALQGGDLLVRVDAQQHEELLARPGASQAEMGAGRSMGRGWLSLSADVISDEQGLVFWLDAALTHNRSTARA
- a CDS encoding ATP-dependent DNA ligase, encoding MDLPISLPITPMLAKAAKAVPAADAVAGGYSYEPKWDGFRGILLRDGDEVEIASRGSKPLTRYFPELVEAIREHLPSRCAIDGEIVVRSGEPGAQRLDWEALSQRIHPAESRVQRLAAETPAEFVAFDLLALEDEDLMEVPFEQRRTRLAEVLGELATDAPIHLTRVTDDQAVAEDWFERFEGAGLDGVIAKPNRSVYQPGKRTMIKVKHSRTAEAVAVGYRVHKSGQGVGSLLLGLYTDDGQLINVGGIAAFTNARRLELVDELEPFVQRDDDGDAVRGETDRSRFSSNKDVSFVRLRPERVVEVKFDQLEGHRFRHAVTFLRWRPDRDPASCTLDQVDRAMAYDLGEVLTR
- the ligD gene encoding non-homologous end-joining DNA ligase → MASTAQMLTVPAPDGDREVRISSPDREIWPGITKWDLASYVAAVGEPILRALGDRPVTLQRFPQGVGGEEFFSKNPPRGVPDYTRTVMCTYPSGRKHPQLVVDEIATAVWAVQMNTITFHPWPVRTANTDNPDELRIDLDPQPGRSFADIVTAAQALGELLRELDITPWVKTSGSRGLHVYARIAPEHEFLDVRHGVIAIARELERRLPELVTTAWWKEERGDKIFVDFNQANRDRTIASAYSPRPLEGAPVSMPVRWEDLESIAIADFTVRTVPGLLDDQGDAWAGLDDAVGDLGPALRMWEQDVASGLDEMPFPPEYPKMPGEPPRVQPSKKVAEHWDERGNRVEE